One window of the Longimicrobiales bacterium genome contains the following:
- a CDS encoding RNA polymerase sigma-70 factor, with product MIDLEQLRPSAFAIAYRMLGSVSDAEDIVQQALIRLHQALEREHIHSPEAFLATVTTRLCIDELRSARVQRETYIGEWLPEPLIDRGEKSGAARVELSESVRMAFLVLLERLSPVQRAVFLLRDVFDYEYADIAHILGKSEAAVRQTAVRARAHVLQERPRFDVETDRQNELVDRFFAAIEAGDVASLEALLAADASLHGDGGGRVPALSRAVHGRSAVARTLLNWARTGTRGGFSVERTIVNEQPGALIRTTDGSVIGVWTIDVADGHVTAVRSVVNPEKLRHVPGAGNFGEWLRRALPKR from the coding sequence ATGATCGATCTCGAGCAGCTCCGCCCCAGTGCATTCGCGATCGCCTATCGCATGCTCGGCAGCGTGAGCGACGCCGAAGACATCGTGCAGCAGGCGCTGATCAGGCTGCACCAGGCGCTCGAGCGCGAGCACATCCACTCGCCCGAGGCGTTTCTCGCCACCGTCACCACACGGCTGTGCATCGACGAGCTGCGCTCCGCGCGCGTGCAGCGCGAGACGTACATCGGCGAGTGGCTGCCCGAGCCGCTGATTGACAGAGGCGAAAAGAGCGGTGCGGCGCGCGTCGAGCTGTCCGAGTCCGTGCGCATGGCGTTCCTCGTCCTGCTCGAGCGGCTCTCGCCGGTGCAGCGCGCCGTCTTCCTGCTGCGGGACGTCTTCGACTACGAGTACGCGGACATCGCGCATATCCTCGGCAAGTCCGAGGCGGCCGTCCGCCAGACCGCGGTGCGCGCCCGCGCGCACGTGCTGCAGGAACGGCCCCGCTTCGATGTCGAGACCGACAGGCAGAACGAGCTCGTGGATCGCTTCTTCGCCGCGATCGAAGCAGGCGACGTCGCATCCCTGGAAGCACTGCTCGCAGCCGACGCCTCGCTGCACGGCGACGGCGGCGGCAGGGTGCCCGCACTCTCCCGAGCGGTGCACGGCCGGAGCGCGGTCGCACGCACGCTTCTCAACTGGGCACGCACCGGAACGCGCGGCGGCTTCTCCGTCGAACGCACGATCGTCAACGAGCAGCCGGGTGCGCTGATCCGCACGACGGACGGCTCCGTGATCGGAGTGTGGACGATCGACGTCGCCGACGGCCACGTGACGGCGGTGCGCTCGGTCGTGAATCCCGAGAAGCTCAGGCACGTGCCGGGCGCGGGTAATTTCGGCGAGTGGCTGCGGCGGGCGTTGCCGAAGCGGTGA